ATTACCGGATAGCAGACGATGAGGTTCAGGTCTGGCGGATTCTGGATTGCCGACGCGATCCACGGTGGACTCGCCGGCAGCTCAGGACCGTCTAGGTTGCGTGCGCCGGGATTGACGCAACACTTTTCGCCGCCGCCAAGTCCTCCTTCCGCTGACGGAGGCTCTTGAAGAACTCGTAGCCCTCGCGGCAGCGGCGGACGAAGACGTCCTTGTCCTCGAGCATGGTCTTGATGATGCGCAGGATCGGCTTGGGGCGAAGGTAGTAGGCGCGGTAAAAGCGGTCCACGGCCTCGAAGATGGCTTCCTTGCTCAGGCCCGGGTATTCGAGGGCACTCTGCTGGAAACCATCCTCCTCCACCAGGTCGGTCTTGTCGCGCTTGACGAACCAGCCGTTCTGGCGGGCCATTTCGTAAAGCTCGGTGCCGGGGTATGGCGCGGCTAGCGAGACCTGCATGCTGAAGACGTCGAGCTCCTGCGCGAAGCGAATGGTCTCCTCGATGGTTTGCGGCGTCTCGACCGGCAGGCCGAGAACAAAAGTGCCGTGGATCACCACTCCCGCGTCGTGACAGGCCTTGGTGAACCGGCGCATCTCCTCGAGCGTGACGCCCTTCTTGATGTTCTTGAGAATCTGCTCGTTGCCGCTCTCGTAGCCGACCAGGAACAGGCGCAGGCCAGCGTCCTTGAAGGATTTCACCGTGTCGTAGTCGAGGTTGGCGCGGCTGTTGCAGCTCCAGGCCAGGCCGAGCGGGGCGAGCTTTTTGGCGATCTCGCGAGCGCGCGGGAGGTTGGCGGTGAAGGTGTCGTCGTCGAAGAAGAACTCGCGCACCTGCGGGAAGAGCTTCTTCATGTAGGCCATTTCGTCGGCGACGTTCTGGGCGGAGCGGACGCGGTATTTGTGCCCGCCGATGGTCTGCGGCCAGAGGCAGAAGGTGCATTGGGCGGGGCAGCCGCGGCCGGTGTAGAGGCTCAGATAGGGGTGCAGCAGGTAGCCGATAAAGTAC
The window above is part of the Candidatus Paceibacterota bacterium genome. Proteins encoded here:
- the hpnJ gene encoding hopanoid biosynthesis associated radical SAM protein HpnJ, whose amino-acid sequence is MSTLFLSPPSFDGFDGGAGSRYQARREVTSFWYPTWLAQPAALVPDSKLLDCPPHDIQIKRCLEEAKGYDHVIIHTSTPSLKNDSKVAEAIKANRPETRIGFVGAHAAVLPTETLKASPAIDWVGRKEFDYTCKEVAEGRPLDTIAGLSYRDQDGKIRHNPERELIPNMDALPWVADVYKRDLQIEKYFIGYLLHPYLSLYTGRGCPAQCTFCLWPQTIGGHKYRVRSAQNVADEMAYMKKLFPQVREFFFDDDTFTANLPRAREIAKKLAPLGLAWSCNSRANLDYDTVKSFKDAGLRLFLVGYESGNEQILKNIKKGVTLEEMRRFTKACHDAGVVIHGTFVLGLPVETPQTIEETIRFAQELDVFSMQVSLAAPYPGTELYEMARQNGWFVKRDKTDLVEEDGFQQSALEYPGLSKEAIFEAVDRFYRAYYLRPKPILRIIKTMLEDKDVFVRRCREGYEFFKSLRQRKEDLAAAKSVASIPAHAT